A stretch of DNA from Microlunatus capsulatus:
ACGCGGCCGCGCGGGCGGCGGCGTCGGCCCCGACGAACGCGACCCGGCCGCCCTGCAGCACCAGCGCCGTGGCGCCCGGGGCGGCGGGGCTGACGACGCGGCCGCCGGTCAGCACCAGGGGTGCCGGGTCGGCGGGGCCGGGGCGGGCGTGCGTGCTCAGATCTGCGGTCGGTCCTCGTACGGCACCGAGAGCACGGTGGTGGTGTGGGTGGAGACCTTGCCGTCGGCCCGGATCCGGGCCAGCAGCGACTCCAGGTGGCTCATCGTCGGGACCTGCACCTTGAGCAGGTAGCTGGGCTCCCCGGCCACCGAGTAGCAGGAGATGATCTCCTCGATGTGCTGCAGCCGCTCGGGGGCGTCGTCGGGCTGGCTGGGGTCGAACGGCTTGATCGCCACGAAGGCGGTCACCATCAGGCCCAGCTCGGCGGCGTCGAGGACGGCCCGGTAGCCGGTGATCACGCCGCGCTGCTCCAGCCGGCGGACGCGCTGCTGGGCGGCGGAGGTGGAGAGGCCGGTCTCGCGGCCGATGTCGGTGTAGGACATCCGCCCCTCGCGCGCCAGCAGCGCGAGGATGCGTCGGTCCAGCTTCTCCATGGCCGTATCGTGCCAGGATTGCCCGCGTGACCGCGCAGCGACTGCTACTTCTGGACACGGCCTCGCTGTACTTCCGCGCCTTCTACGGGGTGCCGGACTCCCTGCGGACGCCGGACGGCCGGCCGGTCAACGCGGTCCGCGGCCTGCTCGACTTCATCGCCCACCTCGTCACCACCTACCGCCCCACCCACCTGGCCTGCTGCTGGGACAACGACTGGCGCCCGGAGTGGCGGGTCGAGCTGATCCCCTCCTACAAGGCGCACCGGGTCGCGGGCGGCGGGGACACCGTCGTCCCCGAGATGGCGACGACCATCCCCGGCGAGTCCGCGCCCGACGCCCTGGCCGCGCAGGTCCCGATGATCCTCGACGTGCTCGCCGCGCTGGGGCTGCCCGTGGTGGGCCTCGACCACTACGAGGCCGACGACGTCATCGGCACCCTGGCCAGCACGGCGCCGATGGCCACCGACGTCGTCACCGGCGACCGCGACCTCTTCCAGCTGGTCGACGACGCCAAGCCCGTCCGGGTCCTCTACATCGCCCGCGGCGTCGGCAAGCACGAGGTGGTCGACGACGCCTGGATCCAGGGGAGGTACGGCGTCCCGGCGTCGGCCTACGTCGACTACGCCACGCTGCGCGGCGACGCCTCCGACGGCCTGCCCGGGGTCTCGGGCATCGGGGAGAAGACGGCCGCCTCGCTGCTCACCAGCTACGGCGACCTGCACGGCATCCTCGAGGCCTCCAGCCGGGAGAACAGCCCCGTCTCCGGCGGCGTCCGGTCCAAGCTCGGGGCGGCGATCGACTACCTCGCCGTCGCCCCGACGGTGGTGGCGGTGGCCCGCGACCTGGAGCTGGGCGTCACCTGGGACGACCTGGTGCTGCCGGAGGCACCGGCCCACCCGCGGACCTTCGCCCGGCTGACCGAGGAGCTGGGCCTCAGCGGGAGCGCCGCCCGGGTGCTCGCCAGCCTGTCCCGTGACGCCTGACCCCGCCGACCCGAGCACCTGGACCGCCGCCCCGTCCGCGGTCGCGCTGGGTCCCGGCTGCCCGCCCGAGCGGCTGGTGGCCCGGCTGCCCGTCTCCGACCGGCCGGCCGTGCTCAGCGGGGAGTGGTTCGGCGGCGGCGTCCTCGTGCTGCGCCGGCCGCTGCTGGTCCGCGAGCCCGTCGACGCGGCCGACGGCTTCGACGACCTGGCCCGGCTGCCCGCGGTCACCCCGCCCCGTCCGGGAACACCCGCCGACGTCGTCGGCGGCGGCTGGGTCGCCGCGCTCGGCTTCAGCCCCGGCCGCACCGTGCTCGCCTTCCACGGCTCGCTGCTGCGCTGGCGGCCCGCGGAGGGCTGGACCTTCGAGACGTTGGGGCTGGCCGGGCGGGAGGAGGCCGACGCGGCCGAGCTCGCGCACTGGCGGGCCGAGCTGGCCGCAGCCGCCGGCGAGCCCGACGAGCCGGTCGGGACGCCCGGCCTCGACGTCGTCCGCACGCCCGCGGACCCCGACGCCGCCCGGGACCAGCACCTGGCTGCCGTCGAGGACGCCGTCGGCCGGATCCGCCGCGGCGACTTCTACCAGGTGAACCTCTGCACGCGGGCCGTCGGCCGCTACGCCGGGGAGCCGGCCCGGCTCTTCGCCCGGGTGGTCGAGCGGCTGCACCCCGACCGCGCCGCGCTGGTCACCGGCCCCGGCGGCCGGGCCCTGGCCGGGTTCAGCCCCGAGCTGTTCTGGAGCCTGCACGAGGGCCGGGTGACGAGCTCGCCGATCAAGGGCACCGCCCCGCGGGCGCCCGGGGAGACCACCTCCCCCGCCCTGGCCGCGTCGGCCAAGGACGCGGCCGAGAACGTGATGATCGTCGACCTCGTGCGGCACGACCTCGCCCAGGTCAGCGCGGCCGGCAGCGTCGAGGTGCCCGAGCTGCTGGCCCTGCGACCGCACCCGGGGGTCTGGCACCTGGTCTCCACCGTCACCTCCCGGCTGGCGCCCGACCGCGACCTCGCCGACCTGCTGCGCGCCACCTTCCCGCCCGGGTCGGTGACCGGGGCGCCCAAGGCGGCCGCCCTGGCCGCGCTGCCCGCTCTGGAGCCGGCGCCGCGCGGGGCGCACACCGGGGCCGTCGGCCTCGTCACCCCGACCCGCGGCGCCGAGCTGGCGGTCACCATCCGCACCTTCGAGCTGGCCGACGGCACCCTCGAGCTGGGGGTGGGCGGCGGGATCACCACCGACTCCGTGCCGGTGCTGGAGTGGTACGAGTGCTGGCACAAGGCCGCGCCGCTGGTCGAGGCCGCCGGCGGACGGCTCGACCCGGCGCTGCCCCGCCGGGCGCTGCCGCCGACGGCCGCCCAGCGCGCGGGCGGGGTCTTCGAGTCGGTGCTGGCGGTGGCCGGCCGGCCGCTGCGGCTGGCAGCGCACCTGGCCCGGCTCGACCTGTCCTGCCGCGAGCTCTACGGCCACGGCCTGCCCGACGACCTCCCCGGCCGCGTCCTGGCGGCTCTGGCTGAGGTCGAGGTCGAGCCCCGGGCGGCGGTGCGGATCGCCGTCCGACCGGTCAGCCCTGCGGCTCGACCTGACGTCGAGGTCGCGGTGCGGGGGCTGGGTCCGCGTCCGGAGACGTGCGCGCTGCGGCGGGCCGAGCGGCCGGTGGAGTCCTGGCGGCACAAGTGGTCGGACCGCGCGGCGCTGACCGCGGCCGAAGCGGCCGTCGCGCCGGCGCTGCCCTACTTCGTCGGGGACCAGGCCACCGGGGTCACCGAGTCCTCCCGCGGCAACCTCTTCTGCTGGGGCGCCGACGGGGTGTGGCGGACGCCGCCGCTCGACGAGCACCTGCTGGCCGGCGTCACCCGCCGGGAGGTGCTGGACCTGCTGGCCGACCTGGGCCAGCCCGTCCGGGTCGCCCGCCTGCACCCCGCCGACCTGCCCGCGGCCCGGGCCCTGGTCTGGACCAGCAGCCTCAGCGGGGTGGTGGCCGTCACCGCCGTCGACGACCGGCCGCTCCCGCCGCCCCCGCCCCTGGTCGCCGAGCTCGTCCGTCGGCTGGGGCTCGCCGGCCCCGCTCCGGACGACCGGGCCGACCCCGGCGCCCGGCGTGGCACGATGCAGCCATGACCGCGGCCCTGGTCCTCAACGGACCGAACCTCAACCTGCTCGGCACCCGCGAACCCGGGGTCTACGGCCACGCCACACTGGCCGACGTCGAGGCCGACTGCCTGGCCACCGGCCGCGAGCTGGGCCTGGACGTGGAGTGCCGGCAGAGCAATTTTGAGGGCGAGCTGGTGGAGTGGGTGCAGGAGGCCGGCCGCCGCCAGGCCGACGGCGAGCTCGTCGGCGTCGTGCTCAACGCCGGCGCCTACACCCACACGAGCATCGCGCTGGCCGACGCGGTCAGCGGCTCCGGGACCCGGGTGGTGGAGCTGCACATCTCCAACGTGCACCGGCGCGAGGCGTTCCGGCAGCACTCCTACCTGTCCCCCGTCGCCGCCGGCGTCATCGTCGGGCTCGGGGTGGCCGGCTACCCGCTGGCGCTGCGGGCGCTCACTCTGCTCGCGGCGCAGGAGCTGCGCTGAGCGACGGGTCGCCCGCCACCCGGTGGGCGGCTGCCTCCGCGCTGGCGTAGCGGCCGTCGACGACGTCCCGCGCTGCCGAGAGGAACCCCTCCGCGTCCTGGCCCGGGGCGAACTGGCCCAGGTAGTAGACGCGCGTCTCCCGCCGGACGTCGGCCTTCGGGTCGGTGACCAGCAGCTCGTCCAGCACCGTGCCCAGGTTCGAGAGGTCCTCGCGCAGCACGTAGGCCGCGCGGGCCGCGGGGGCCTCGACCAGCAGCTGCTCGGGCGTGCGGCCGACCGAGACCATCGCGAAGGGCTTCTCCGAGCGCAGGTAGTCCGAGACCACCGCCGAGACGTCGGCGACCATGGCGTCGGACAGGTTGAAGCAGTCCTCGACGCTGAGCTCGGACTCCGCGGCCGGTCCCCAGAGGTGCTGGCGGCCCGTCCGCTCCCGGTCGGCGTCCAGCAGGGCGCCGACCGCGGCGACCATGGCCCGGCACTCGGCGTAGCGGTAGTTGAACGGGTGCACGCGGAAGACGACGCGGACGCCGCGCTCCAGCAGCGCGCCGACGATCTGCTCCCCCAGCGGCAGCGAGAAGACCCGGCTGTCGGCGTAGGGGCCCTGCCAGGTCGGCGCGTAGAGCACCGTCGGGGGCTGCTGCGCAGAAACCGGCCCGCGGGCCGCCTCGATCTGCTCGACTTGCGGGCGCCCGACGACGAGGAACTTCTCCTCCGGGATGTGCACGCCGTGCCGCGCGTAGCGGTCGATGCCGGCCTGGCCGGCCGCGAAGATCAGGTCGTAGATGGCGTGCACGGGGTTGTAGCAGGCCGGCTTCTCGGAGTCGCCGTGGTTGAGCCAGACGTGGGTGAGCTCGCGGCGCTCGATGAAGTGGGTGTTGCGGACCGCGTTGTTGACGTAGAACGCCGACGTCATCGACGGCACGATGACGTCCTCGAGGCTGCGCAGCGTGGGCCGGTGCACGACCGGGACGTCGACCCCCTGCTCCGCGCAGACCTGCGCCACCTGGCGCAGCATCGGCAGCGTGCGGGTGACGACGACGAACGGCCGGCCCGTCCGGACGAAGTAGGGCAGCCACATGCCCACCTGGTAGGCGGCGCCGACGGTGGAGGCGAAGTAGACGGCGAACTGCGGGGCCCGGGCCTCGAGCGCCGGCCGCAGCCGGGCCTCCCCCCGGACGACCGCGACGGCCCGCCGCAGCGCCTGGACCACCACGGGGACCAGGGCGACCAGCACCAGCAGGGCGGCGGCCAGGACCACGAGCTCGAGGGTGCGCCGCTGGGCGGGCAGGGCCGCGGCGAGCGGCCCCAGCAGCACCGTCGCGACCAGCACGACGACCACCCAGGCCCGGGCCGGCCACTCCCGCGGCAGGACCTCGCGGACCGGCCGGACCGCCTCGGGCAGCCCGACGGCCTGCAGCCCGAAGCCGCCCCAGCAGGCCTCGACGGTCCGCTCGGCGACCAGGGCCGCGACCAGCACCAGCAGGGCGGCGACGACCGGGCCGTCGACTCCCGACCGGGTGACCAGCAGGGCCAGCACGACCAGCAGCAGGACCCGCAGGACGGAGGCCCGGTCCAGCAGGCGCGGGCGTCGGCCCCGGCGGCCGCGGGTGAGCGAGACCAGCCCGAGGACGGTGGCCAGCACCGCGAGCGCGGCGGGCAGCCCGGCCGGGGTGTCGAGCACCGCCGTCAGCACGGCCACCAGGGCGACGCCCACGGCGACCAGCCCGACGCCGAGCCCGAGCAGCAGGCCGGTGTAGCGGCGCAGACCGGCGGCGGCCCGGGACTGCTCGGCCTCGTCCTCGCCGCCCGGACGAGCGTCCTCGGCGCCCGGGGCCTCCTCGGCCTCGGCGTCGCCGCGGTCCTCGGTGTCCTGGTCCTCCCGCGCCTGCGCGGCGACGTGGCGGACGGCGTCGACGAAGGCGTCGGCGTAGTGGGCGGCCGGGAAGTCGCCGAGGTAGTCCGAGCGCAGGGCCAGCCGCTGCTCGCGCAGCGGGTCGGGCCCCAGCAGCGCGGCCAGCTGCTCGTCGAGGTCGGCGAGGTCGCCCCGGACGACGTAGGACGCGGCGGCGACGGGGAACTCGGCCACGAAGGCCGCCGGTTCCGCGGGCACGGCCACCATGGCGAACGGCTTGCCCGAGAACAGGTAGTCCACGACGACGCTGGAGACGTCGGACACCATCGCGTCCGAGGCGTTGATGCAGTCGAGGATGCCGCGCTCGGACTCGGCCGCGGCGCCCCACAGGTGGGCCCGGCCGCTGCGCCGGGCGTCCGCCGCCAGCAGGTCGTGGATGCGGCGGATGACGGCCGCGTCCTCGGGGAAGTCGTAGCTGAAGGGGTGCGGGCGGAAGATCACCGTCGCCCCGCGCGCCAGCAGGGTCCGGACCACCTGCTCGCCGCCGGGCAGCGAGTAGAGCATCGTCTCCTCGACGTGGCCCCGCCAGGTCGGGGCGTAGAGGACCACCGGCTCGTCGACGTCGCCGATGGGCCGGTCGACCTGGTGGACGTCCTCGGCCTGCGGCCGGCCGACGACGCGGAACTTCTCGGCGGGGATCCGGACGCCGTGGGCGGCGTAGCGGCGGGCCGCGGCGGGCCCGGCGGTGAACACGACGTCGTACATCGCGTGGGTGGGGTTGTACGAGGGCGGCTTGTCGGAGTCGCCGTGGCCGAGGTAGATGTGCGTCAGGTGCTGGAAGCGGACCATGGCGCCGTTCCCGGAGGAGGCGTTGACGTAGAACACCGCCTTGAGCGACGGCACCACCAGCCCCTCGAGGTCGGCCGTGCTGCGGGCCTCGACCACGGGGACGTCGGTCTGCCCGGCGAGCGCGGCCGCCGGCACGGCGTTGCGGGTGACCACGAGGAAGCGGAGCCCGGCGCGCTGCAGGTAGGGCAGCCACATGAGGATCTGGTACGAGGCGTCGTCGGGCCGGGAGGTGTAGACGATGAACTCCGGCGCGTAGTCGGCGACGGCCTGCGGCACGAGCGCGCGGCGCCGTCGGGCGGCCACGACCTTGGCCCGGCCCGTCAGCCCGAGCACGGCGGACGGGACGGCCGCGAGCACGGCGGCGCCGAGCCACCACCACGGCGACAGCTCGAGCAGGGCCACCAGGACGCCGGCCACCACGGCCGCGGACGAGGCGACGACGGCGGGCGGGCCCAGCGGCGGCGAGGTCGGCGCGTCGGGCACCCCGGGCAGCCGCGCCGCCACGGGGACGGTGAAGCGGGCCGCGCGGGCGAGCACCGGCTCGACGGTGAGGCAGCCGAGCAGCACGGCCGCCGCCAGCACCACCGCCACGACGCCGTCCGCGGTGCCGGCCCCGGTGGCGAGCAGCGCGGCCAGGGCGGCCGGCGGCAGCGCCCGGAGCGTGAGCAGCTGGCCGAGCGGGCTCCAGCCGGGGGTGCGGCCGCGGGCCAGCAGCGCCGTCCGGAGCGCCACGACCAGCAGGGCGGCCAGCACCACGAGCGGTCCGGCCGGCTGCCCGGCCCGGTCCAGCAGCAGGCCGCCGACGGCGAGCAGCCCGGTGAGCAGGTCGAGCAGCAGGTCGCGGGCCCTCTGCAGGCCCGGCCGGGTGTCGTCGCGGACCACGGTCACTCCCCGGTGCTCAGCGCGGCGGCCTGCCAGCGCTCGGACGGTGTGCGGGCGTCGATGACCTCGCGGGCGGCGTCGAGGAAGCCGTCGGCGTAGGTCTGCACCGGGAAGTCGCCGAGGTAGTACCGGCGGGTCTGCTCCCGCACG
This window harbors:
- a CDS encoding Lrp/AsnC family transcriptional regulator; the protein is MEKLDRRILALLAREGRMSYTDIGRETGLSTSAAQQRVRRLEQRGVITGYRAVLDAAELGLMVTAFVAIKPFDPSQPDDAPERLQHIEEIISCYSVAGEPSYLLKVQVPTMSHLESLLARIRADGKVSTHTTTVLSVPYEDRPQI
- a CDS encoding CDP-glycerol glycerophosphotransferase family protein — protein: MTVVRDDTRPGLQRARDLLLDLLTGLLAVGGLLLDRAGQPAGPLVVLAALLVVALRTALLARGRTPGWSPLGQLLTLRALPPAALAALLATGAGTADGVVAVVLAAAVLLGCLTVEPVLARAARFTVPVAARLPGVPDAPTSPPLGPPAVVASSAAVVAGVLVALLELSPWWWLGAAVLAAVPSAVLGLTGRAKVVAARRRRALVPQAVADYAPEFIVYTSRPDDASYQILMWLPYLQRAGLRFLVVTRNAVPAAALAGQTDVPVVEARSTADLEGLVVPSLKAVFYVNASSGNGAMVRFQHLTHIYLGHGDSDKPPSYNPTHAMYDVVFTAGPAAARRYAAHGVRIPAEKFRVVGRPQAEDVHQVDRPIGDVDEPVVLYAPTWRGHVEETMLYSLPGGEQVVRTLLARGATVIFRPHPFSYDFPEDAAVIRRIHDLLAADARRSGRAHLWGAAAESERGILDCINASDAMVSDVSSVVVDYLFSGKPFAMVAVPAEPAAFVAEFPVAAASYVVRGDLADLDEQLAALLGPDPLREQRLALRSDYLGDFPAAHYADAFVDAVRHVAAQAREDQDTEDRGDAEAEEAPGAEDARPGGEDEAEQSRAAAGLRRYTGLLLGLGVGLVAVGVALVAVLTAVLDTPAGLPAALAVLATVLGLVSLTRGRRGRRPRLLDRASVLRVLLLVVLALLVTRSGVDGPVVAALLVLVAALVAERTVEACWGGFGLQAVGLPEAVRPVREVLPREWPARAWVVVVLVATVLLGPLAAALPAQRRTLELVVLAAALLVLVALVPVVVQALRRAVAVVRGEARLRPALEARAPQFAVYFASTVGAAYQVGMWLPYFVRTGRPFVVVTRTLPMLRQVAQVCAEQGVDVPVVHRPTLRSLEDVIVPSMTSAFYVNNAVRNTHFIERRELTHVWLNHGDSEKPACYNPVHAIYDLIFAAGQAGIDRYARHGVHIPEEKFLVVGRPQVEQIEAARGPVSAQQPPTVLYAPTWQGPYADSRVFSLPLGEQIVGALLERGVRVVFRVHPFNYRYAECRAMVAAVGALLDADRERTGRQHLWGPAAESELSVEDCFNLSDAMVADVSAVVSDYLRSEKPFAMVSVGRTPEQLLVEAPAARAAYVLREDLSNLGTVLDELLVTDPKADVRRETRVYYLGQFAPGQDAEGFLSAARDVVDGRYASAEAAAHRVAGDPSLSAAPAPRAE
- a CDS encoding 5'-3' exonuclease, with protein sequence MTAQRLLLLDTASLYFRAFYGVPDSLRTPDGRPVNAVRGLLDFIAHLVTTYRPTHLACCWDNDWRPEWRVELIPSYKAHRVAGGGDTVVPEMATTIPGESAPDALAAQVPMILDVLAALGLPVVGLDHYEADDVIGTLASTAPMATDVVTGDRDLFQLVDDAKPVRVLYIARGVGKHEVVDDAWIQGRYGVPASAYVDYATLRGDASDGLPGVSGIGEKTAASLLTSYGDLHGILEASSRENSPVSGGVRSKLGAAIDYLAVAPTVVAVARDLELGVTWDDLVLPEAPAHPRTFARLTEELGLSGSAARVLASLSRDA
- a CDS encoding bifunctional chorismate-binding protein/class IV aminotransferase, which translates into the protein MTPDPADPSTWTAAPSAVALGPGCPPERLVARLPVSDRPAVLSGEWFGGGVLVLRRPLLVREPVDAADGFDDLARLPAVTPPRPGTPADVVGGGWVAALGFSPGRTVLAFHGSLLRWRPAEGWTFETLGLAGREEADAAELAHWRAELAAAAGEPDEPVGTPGLDVVRTPADPDAARDQHLAAVEDAVGRIRRGDFYQVNLCTRAVGRYAGEPARLFARVVERLHPDRAALVTGPGGRALAGFSPELFWSLHEGRVTSSPIKGTAPRAPGETTSPALAASAKDAAENVMIVDLVRHDLAQVSAAGSVEVPELLALRPHPGVWHLVSTVTSRLAPDRDLADLLRATFPPGSVTGAPKAAALAALPALEPAPRGAHTGAVGLVTPTRGAELAVTIRTFELADGTLELGVGGGITTDSVPVLEWYECWHKAAPLVEAAGGRLDPALPRRALPPTAAQRAGGVFESVLAVAGRPLRLAAHLARLDLSCRELYGHGLPDDLPGRVLAALAEVEVEPRAAVRIAVRPVSPAARPDVEVAVRGLGPRPETCALRRAERPVESWRHKWSDRAALTAAEAAVAPALPYFVGDQATGVTESSRGNLFCWGADGVWRTPPLDEHLLAGVTRREVLDLLADLGQPVRVARLHPADLPAARALVWTSSLSGVVAVTAVDDRPLPPPPPLVAELVRRLGLAGPAPDDRADPGARRGTMQP
- the aroQ gene encoding type II 3-dehydroquinate dehydratase; protein product: MTAALVLNGPNLNLLGTREPGVYGHATLADVEADCLATGRELGLDVECRQSNFEGELVEWVQEAGRRQADGELVGVVLNAGAYTHTSIALADAVSGSGTRVVELHISNVHRREAFRQHSYLSPVAAGVIVGLGVAGYPLALRALTLLAAQELR